From Eriocheir sinensis breed Jianghai 21 chromosome 16, ASM2467909v1, whole genome shotgun sequence, a single genomic window includes:
- the LOC126999303 gene encoding transcription factor HIVEP3-like isoform X1, which produces MRPMGVITCAAPMNTSGNDTYLHKKFKRAPIEASEALDHQHLHPSLQNEAPVGLVKAASPCVEAALTPTNGLLAAPLASTPAAALSPAAPEGEEARRRNGRGGKYKCEYCGMGCAKPSVLDKHKRTHTNERPYSCNQCSTAFKTKSNYLKHTRSRSHAQRCDGPDGSDGAAESGDNGDGEEAGHCPTPPHCLPADLSLARNHIPPSSTPTSRGPQESLKDQGASIYKPKFRVRQSFSPGLGETSPPRTEQQAIPPGDPHDGHTSITSTYHAAASALGHPGAQPGQPGLPRHCRPPQEVRVAPRKEDVSLPGPCSSAAPLKSVSLWGMKSPSPELVGQHINKLIVENEAIIETHNPLWPRHKRQPYKRQPSLGSSSSESDGSSGSKSRRGSLADPSTKSSKGGVSAPALQGQLRERSLSLTSEAVLAEPRCSYSPCLPPATPHLPLAQPVVSASKPSISLPGLTTSYSQSPPPPTLLESGLYDTSRKRCVSEGPNIPRDLTKGRPARPPEDQADLLRQQHPRNPEGSVIKNLLLGSQGPLDQRGRFLAHGEAGPILCPRCRIPCRSLEDLDMHIRHFCSQRPALGVERSTPDLVKNGEGGRWAGEQDVALDLQKKPEPMDAERSSSRGSIRMEDHPQESHLQQHSPKVYRSRSAPEGASPPVKKRKTSASDERPLPFPPKGLEGTKLNNHQLFGGEVQICDGHERKTLRIDPGQPASPALDICIPPQQLGAPGLAKAETSVPTSVVVTIAKSSLHSGGTMVQVESQLSTTTKTTPSLTSAAPCLEQPPTPIAKVPPATSLYAAEAGQFPSFPGFMEFAPHLQLPNLAIPGIPTPDLASLSFTSYCPRVPNPALLHTQGAGPHSMLNNHKQALARSPVGPPRVSPTPPFLGGQAPASSGVIHSSSGGRTIGGEPGPGAGLSQARDKEKEALMAKGLIRASGQGFPTLIPFGDTKVPHVPGIPGPYSQSNLVCPMPGAGQRRPPAVFTLPSQTSTTFSTSITSVQASSPREPGLVVPRQREPPRSPGREHSLVAGGTIRLPQRLSPKDLLIPRPRPSIASPRVPDLKPITPEAKPYLPPSENKPPEKAAVSPESRESASPAKSDSADQEEFLPPRKRPNFLDIKPQPFTPKSSLALIGTTLVSPDTPRPKKSCVQMFLNGSAYTYLGHKVSTKSYFCCIYRPQPMFVLQSTDSKLSMYSNWQSKPAKEHPFKLEPYSAMSLYQSCKRDRTYTVARPKELHLIQTHSSYWAFKQQKEKHKEEDEVGPGDKEALEVKSEDLGGGGVAKALEVSMGDGTSVVIKREAEDTGGECPGRSSDDSEGAEGGGGSGTKRIKIFEGGFKSTEDYTYVRGRGRGRYVCGTCGIRCKKPSMLRKHCRTHTDLRPYACTHCSFSFKTKGNLTKHLRSKAHYKRCVEMGVVPVPTVVDESHVNEAALALQGKLERERKPDGLDGEDDDEDDDDDEEEDGDDDDEDEDDEIGMDSNQFQDAAKERLRLGVSAPGTPLVSTLGTGTARPGESVGATPPRSGVLVMQHGPLPCPPSTSLPHSSSLVTSSLSLPSTASSNSSTNTTAAIITTTTSTTSSSSASSISSPSSSSSSSSSCSPPSRGDSTRDCPMDLSVRRGGGGGGDKGALRRPSFLPVLSRPSVLELSSMAASPSTPSTPIREHPSEILSPVTETSSLLKSIYQTTERAAQASCVVLDPSGENGSSRSMLHAYLKERAMLDTTIKRQQYSSSSDGSPDSPHLPPGEAQGQQQQQQGTPEVKEAKEREGGTPPAPLSTSTTSTTTSTVTSTITSTITSTITSTITSTGTTIITTASQPPPSSSSSSSSTSCSTSRMPTPPANLTVMNSGGLDTKTAFLVPSGVVPSSLNRLSSDDGKCKCTFCHKEFNKQSQLSLHMNIHYMERPFRCESCAVSFRTNGHLQKHKRSVSHFNKVNMNNTFGTPSTDNPRPFKCHDCKIAFRIHGHLAKHLRSKMHIMKLECLGKLPFGTYAEIERSGANLNEIDTTDCDNSLESLQAMASRLYEKEPTKLAAWRTQQGRQHQRVRTISNSSTNSDDYPLQDDQDDPVASCGHDDDTEGDDDEEVASGQRDGTGRSSLPGVVGGPADGHPQPLPSSEMGGLSTTPGLLVCHLCHEKFLDLERLSGHLYVVHKVTYRNS; this is translated from the exons ATGCGTCCCATGGGTGTGATCACGTGTGCAGCCCCCATGAACACCTCCGGCAATGACACTTACCTTCACAAGAAGTTCAAGCGTGCCCCCATCGAGGCGTCTGAAGCCCTcgaccaccagcacctccaccccaGCCTTCAGAATGAGGCCCCGGTGGGCCTCGTCAAGGCCGCCTCCCCTTGCGTAGAGGCGGCCCTCACCCCCACCAATGGCTTGCTGGCTGCCCCGCtggcctccacccctgcagcggcCCTCAGCCCAGCAGCCCCCGAGGGGGAGGAGGCCCGGCGGAGGAATGGCCGGGGCGGCAAGTACAAGTGTGAGTACTGCGGCATGGGCTGCGCTAAGCCCTCAGTGCTGGACAAGCACAAGCGCACCCACACCAACGAGCGGCCGTACAGCTGCAACCAGTGCAGCACCGCCTTCAAGACCAAGAGCAACTACCTGAAGCACACACGCTCGCGCTCCCACGCCCAGCGTTGCGACGGCCCCGACGGCAGCGATGGTGCCGCTGAGTCCGGCGACAacggggatggggaggaggccgGCCActgccccacccccccacactgCCTGCCTGCTGACCTCTCCCTGGCCAGGAACCATATCCCGCCAAGCTCCACCCCGACCTCCCGGGGCCCCCAGGAGTCCCTCAAGGACCAGGGGGCCTCCATATACAAGCCCAAGTTTAGGGTGCGGCAGTCCTTCTCCCCTGGGCTTGGTGAGACATCCCCACCTAGGACGGAGCAGCAGGCCATCCCCCCAGGGGACCCCCATGATGGACACACCTCCATCACCTCAACATATCATGCTGCTGCCTCTGCCCTGGGCCACCCTGGTGCTCAGCCTGGCCAGCCTGGCCTTCCCCGCCACTGCCGGCCCCCTCAGGAGGTGCGTGTCGCTCCCAGGAAGGAAGACGTGTCCCTTCCCGGCCCCTGCAGCTCCGCTGCCCCTCTTAAGAGTGTCTCCTTGTGGGGCATGAAGTCCCCTAGCCCAGAGCTGGTGGGGCAGCACATCAACAAGCTCATCGTGGAGAATGAAGCCATCATAGAGACCCACAACCCTTTGTGGCCCCGACACAAGAGGCAGCCCTACAAGAGGCAGCCCAGCCTGGGCTCCTCCTCCAGCGAGAGCGACGGCTCCAGCGGCAGCAAAAGCCGGCGGGGCAGCCTGGCCGACCCCAGCACCAAGAGTTCAAAGGGCGGAGTGTCCGCCCCCGCCCTGCAGGGCCAGCTCAGGGAGAGgagtctttccctcacctccgaGGCCGTCTTGGCCGAGCCCCGGTGTTCGTACAGCCCCTGTCTTCCACCCGCCACCCCCCACCTGCCTCTTGCTCAGCCCGTGGTCAGTGCTTCCAAACCTTCCATATCATTGCCAGGACTCACTACCTCTTACTCtcagtcgccgccgccgccgaccctCCTTGAGTCTGGCCTCTACGACACCTCCAGGAAGAGGTGTGTGTCCGAGGGGCCCAACATCCCCAGGGACCTCACCAAGGGACGGCCCGCCCGGCCCCCGGAGGACCAAGCAGACCTGCTGAGGCAGCAGCACCCCCGCAACCCTGAGGGCTCTGTTATCAAGAACCTGCTGCTGGGATCCCAGGGGCCCCTGGATCAGCGTGGCCGGTTTCTGGCCCATGGTGAGGCGGGGCCCATCCTCTGCCCCAGGTGTAGGATTCCCTGCAGGAGCCTTGAGGACTTGGATATGCACATACGCCACTTCTGTAGCCAGCGTCCCGCCCTAGGGGTGGAGCGCAGCACCCCAGACCTGGTCAAGAATGGGGAGGGTGGGCGGTGGGCGGGGGAGCAGGATGTGGCCCTGGACCTCCAAAAAAAGCCGGAGCCCATGGATGCCGAGCGGTCCTCCTCTCGGGGCTCCATCAGGATGGAGGATCACCCTCAGGAGTCCCACCTCCAGCAGCACTCCCCCAAGGTGTATCGCAGCAGGTCAGCCCCCGAGGGTGCATCTCCGCCtgtcaagaagaggaagacctcAGCCTCCGACGAgcggccccttcccttcccccccaaagGCCTGGAGGGCACCAAGCTCAACAACCACCAGCTGTTTGGCGGCGAGGTGCAGATCTGTGACGGCCATGAGCGCAAAACTCTGAGGATAGACCCCGGCCAGCCGGCCAGCCCCGCCCTGGACATCTGCATCCCCCCCCAGCAGCTGGGTGCCCCTGGCCTGGCCAAGGCAGAGACCTCGGTGCCCACGTCCGTGGTGGTGACCATTGCCAAGTCCAGCCTCCACTCTGGGGGCACCATGGTGCAGGTGGAGAGTCAACTGAGCACCACCACTAAGACCACCCCCAGCCTCACCTCAGCTGCCCCCTGCCTAGAACAGCCCCCCACCCCCATAGCCAAGGTGCCCCCTGCCACCTCCCTCTATGCCGCCGAGGCCGGCCAGTTCCCGTCCTTCCCTGGCTTCATGGAGTTTGCTCCCCACCTGCAACTCCCTAACCTGGCCATCCCCGGCATCCCCACCCCTGACCTGGCcagcctctccttcacctcctactgCCCCCGTGTGCCCAATCCTGCCCTGCTGCACACCCAGGGTGCCGGGCCCCACTCCATGCTCAACAACCACAAGCAGGCCCTGGCCAGGTCCCCGGTGGGCCCCCCCAGAGTCtcacccacccctcccttcctgggGGGCCAAGCCCCAGCATCCTCTGGGGTCATCCACAGCAGCAGCGGTGGCCGCACCATTGGTGGTGAGCCGGGGCCGGGGGCAGGGCTCTCCCAGGCCcgggacaaggagaaggaggccCTCATGGCCAAGGGGCTGATCAGGGCCTCAGGCCAAGGCTTCCCCACACTCATACCCTTTGGGGATACCAAGGTGCCACATGTGCCGGGCATCCCTGGGCCATACTCGCAGTCCAACCTGGTGTGCCCCATGCCCGGTGCTGGCCAGAGGCGCCCGCCGGCTGTCTTCACCCTCCCCTCGCAGACCTCCACCACCTTcagcacctccatcacctccgtcCAAGCCAGCTCCCCGAGGGAGCCTGGCCTGGTCGTGCCCAGGCAGCGCGAGCCCCCTAGGAGCCCGGGGCGGGAACACAGCCTTGTCGCTGGGGGCACCATCAGGCTGCCCCAGCGCCTCTCCCCCAAGGACCTCCTCATCCCCCGGCCCCGGCCCTCCATTGCCTCCCCCAGAGTGCCGGACCTAAAGCCCATCACCCCAGAGGCCAAGCCTTACCTGCCCCCATCAGAGAACAAGCCCCCTGAGAAGGCTGCTGTCTCCCCTGAGTCACGGGAGTCAGCCAGCCCTGCCAAGAGTGACTCAGCGGACCAGGAGGAGTTTTTGCCCCCCAGGAAACGTCCAAACTTCCTGGACATCAAGCCGCAGCCCTTCACCCCCAAGTCCTCGCTGGCCCTGATCGGCACCACGCTGGTCAGCCCCGACACTCCGCGGCCCAAGAAGAGCTGCGTCCAGATGTTCCTCAACGGCTCGGCCTACACCTACCTGGGCCACAAGGTGTCCACCAAGTCCTACTTCTGCTGCATCTACCGGCCGCAGCCCATGTTTGTACTGCAGTCCACCGACTCCAAGCTGTCCATGTACTCCAACTGGCAGAGCAAGCCCGCCAAGGAGCACCCCTTCAAGCTGGAGCCCTATTCCGCCATGAGCCTGTACCAGTCCTGCAAGCGTGACCGCACCTACACCGTGGCCCGGCCCAAGGAGCTCCACCTCATCCAAACCCACTCCTCCTACTGGGCCTTCAAGCAGCAGAAGGAGaagcacaaggaggaggacgaggtgggtCCAGGGGACAAAGAGGCCCTTGAGGTGAAGAGTGAGGACCTGGGCGGCGGCGGTGTGGCCAAGGCCCTTGAAGTCAGCATGGGGGACGGCACCAGCGTGGTCATAAAACGCGAGGCTGAGGACACTGGCGGGGAATGTCCCGGCCGCAGCAGTGACGACAGCGAGGGGGCcgagggtggtggtggcagtggcacCAAGCGTATCAAGATCTTTGAGGGCGGCTTCAAGAGCACGGAGGATTACACCTATGTGCGTGGCCGGGGCCGCGGCCGCTACGTGTGTGGCACCTGCGGCATCCGCTGTAAGAAGCCGTCCATGCTGAGGAAACACTGCCGCACCCACACCGACCTCAGACCCTACGCCTGCACCCACTGCTCCTTCAG CTTCAAGACCAAAGGCAACCTGACCAAGCACCTGCGCTCCAAGGCACACTACAAGCGCTGTGTGGAGATGGGCGTGGTGCCGGTGCCGACGGTGGTGGACGAGAGCCACGTCAACGAGGCGGCCCTGGCACTGCAG GGTAAGCTGGAGCGGGAGAGGAAGCCAGACGGACTGGAcggggaggatgatgatgaagatgacgatgatgatgaggaggaggatggtgatgacgatgacgaggatgaggatgatgagataGGGATGGACAGCAACCAGTTCCAGGATGCTGCCAAGGAGCGCCTCAGGCTGGGAGTGTCAGCACCTGGCACCCCCTTAGTCAGCACCCTCGGCACAGGCACCGCTCGGCCTGGCGAGAGTGTCGGTGCCACGCCGCCCAGGTCTGGGGTGTTGGTGATGCAGCATGGGcctctcccctgccctccctccacctccttaccccattcctcttctcttgtcACCTCATCTTTGTCCCTACCATCCACTGCATCCTCCAACTCCTCCACCAACACTACagctgccatcatcaccaccaccaccagcaccacttcctcctcttctgcatcatccatctcctctccttcttcctcctcctcctcctcctcttcctgcagccCTCCTTCCCGTGGTGACTCCACCAGAGACTGCCCCATGGACCTCAGTGTGCGGcggggtggcggtggcgggggggacAAAGGTGCCCTGCGGCGACCCAGCTTCCTGCCTGTTCTGAGTCGGCCGTCAGTGCTGGAGCTGTCCAGCATGGCCGCCTCCCCCTCCACTCCATCCACCCCAATCCGTGAGCACCCCTCAGAGATCCTGTCTCCTGTCACAGAGACCTCCAGCCTCCTCAAGTCCATCTACCAGACCACAGAGCGTGCCGCCCAGGCCTCCTGCGTGGTGTTGGACCCCAGCGGCGAGAATGGCAGCAGCCGCTCCATGCTGCACGCCTACCTCAAGGAGCGCGCCATGCTGGACACAACCATCAAGCGCCAGCAGTACAGCTCCTCCTCCGACGGCTCCCCCgactcccctcacctgcccccagGGGAGGCCcaggggcagcagcagcaacagcaggggACCCCAGAGGTCAAGGAGgccaaggagagggagggaggcactcCCCCAGCACCCCTCtcgaccagcaccaccagcaccaccacctccactgtcacctccaccatcacctccaccatcacctccaccatcacctccaccatcacctccacaggcaccaccatcatcaccactgctagccagcctcccccctcctcgtcctcctcctcatcctccaccagCTGCTCCACCTCCAGGATGCCAACACCGCCCGCCAACCTCACCGTCATGAACAGCGGCGGCCTGGACACCAAGACGGCCTTCCTGGTGCCCAGCGGCGTGGTGCCCTCCTCCCTCAACAG ACTCAGCAGTGATGATGGGAAGTGTAAGTGCACCTTCTGTCACAAGGAGTTCAACAAGCAGTCCCAGCTGAGCCTCCACATGAACATCCACTACATGGAGCGCCCCTTCCGCTGCGAGTCCTGCGCTGTCTCCTTCAGGACCAACGGACACCTACAGAAGCACAAGCGGTCTGTCAGCCATTTCAACAAG GTCAACATGAACAACACCTTTGGCACGCCCAGCACAGACAACCCTCGGCCCTTCAAGTGCCACGACTGCAAGATTGCCTTCCGCATCCACGGCCACCTGGCCAAGCACCTGCGCTCCAAAATGCACATCATGAAGCTGGAGTGCCTGGGCAAGCTTCCCTTCGGCACCTACGCTGAGATTGAGCGCTCCGGTGCCAACCTCAACGAGATAGACACCACAGACTGTGATAACTCCCTGGAGAGTCTGCAG GCCATGGCGTCGAGGCTGTACGAGAAGGAGCCCACCAAATTAGCCGCCTGGAGGACTCAGCAGGGCCGGCAGCACCAACGCGTCCGCACCATCAGCAACTCCTCCACCAACTCAGACGACTACCCTCTGCAGGATGACCAGGACGACCCCGTGGCAAGCTGTGGCCACGACGATGACACAG AgggtgatgatgacgaggaggtggCAAGCGGACAGAGGGACGGGACGGGCCGCAGCAGCCTccctggggtggtgggggggccAGCGGATGGCCACCCACAGCCCCTGCCCTCCAGTGAGATGGGCGGACTG AGTACCACGCCTGGGCTGCTGGTGTGTCATCTGTGCCATGAGAAGTTTCTGGACCTGGAGCGCCTCAGCGGCCACCTCTATGTTGTACACAAGGTCACATACCG CAACAGCTAG